One genomic window of Streptomyces sp. NBC_01498 includes the following:
- a CDS encoding DUF6114 domain-containing protein, producing MSAESSEPRGRFTYWRLRFRAWRGTRPFWAGLLTLLSGVPIAYFPYAELRLGHLSLTMATTAGAGSLIIGVLLATLGLTMWYQSIVRVFAGVATILLALVSIPVSNLGGLGIGAFLALIGGGLSIAWAPGLPPAPEDTHPDHGHTDHGHHTDHGHDADHGHHADHGHAAVRQQTFVPGDPVGRGIPDGGGDDPFLPAPRDGEAELTDTTAQSNGGRNSAG from the coding sequence ATGAGCGCCGAGTCTTCGGAGCCGCGCGGCCGATTCACGTACTGGCGGCTGCGGTTCCGCGCCTGGCGGGGTACTCGGCCGTTCTGGGCGGGCCTGTTGACGCTCCTCAGCGGAGTCCCGATCGCCTACTTCCCTTACGCCGAACTGAGGCTGGGCCATCTCTCCCTGACGATGGCCACCACCGCGGGCGCGGGCTCGCTGATCATCGGGGTGCTGCTCGCCACGCTGGGTCTGACGATGTGGTACCAGAGCATCGTGCGGGTCTTCGCCGGTGTCGCCACGATCCTGCTGGCGCTCGTCTCCATCCCCGTGTCCAACCTCGGCGGGCTCGGGATCGGCGCGTTCCTCGCCCTGATAGGCGGCGGGCTCTCCATAGCCTGGGCGCCGGGACTGCCGCCGGCGCCGGAGGACACGCACCCGGACCACGGGCACACCGACCACGGACATCACACCGATCACGGCCACGACGCGGACCACGGACATCACGCCGACCACGGGCACGCCGCCGTACGGCAGCAGACGTTCGTGCCCGGCGACCCCGTCGGCCGGGGGATCCCGGACGGAGGCGGGGACGACCCTTTTCTCCCCGCCCCGCGTGACGGGGAAGCGGAACTGACCGACACGACTGCCCAGTCCAACGGCGGGAGGAACAGTGCGGGGTGA
- a CDS encoding DUF6230 family protein → MESQARGGTRWKRFAVVMVPSVAATAAIGVALAQGALAASFSVSGQSFKVSAGELVGQDFVQYGSLADGTDLKGNKTLNPVAVSGFSSATITNMCQSVVTPDVPVFGSISLELRAGRGDGKPVRATNLYLDIAQLEADAKFKNIDIGVAAGDTRIQPGTEKKVNPFGFAQRAEEATLTDVKQTAWATTAGTFELSGLSLKLHKGVKECY, encoded by the coding sequence ATGGAGTCCCAAGCACGTGGCGGGACCAGATGGAAGCGGTTCGCCGTCGTCATGGTGCCGAGCGTGGCCGCGACGGCCGCGATAGGTGTCGCGCTGGCACAGGGCGCGCTCGCCGCGTCGTTCAGTGTGTCGGGGCAGAGCTTCAAGGTCTCGGCCGGTGAACTGGTCGGCCAGGACTTCGTGCAGTACGGAAGCCTCGCCGACGGCACCGACCTCAAGGGCAACAAGACCCTCAACCCGGTGGCCGTTTCCGGGTTCAGCTCCGCCACGATCACCAACATGTGCCAGTCGGTGGTCACTCCGGACGTCCCGGTCTTCGGCAGTATCAGCCTTGAGCTGCGCGCCGGCCGGGGCGACGGCAAACCGGTCCGGGCGACCAATCTGTATCTGGACATCGCCCAGCTCGAAGCCGACGCCAAGTTCAAGAACATCGACATCGGTGTGGCGGCCGGCGACACGAGGATCCAGCCGGGGACCGAGAAGAAGGTCAATCCGTTCGGCTTCGCCCAGCGTGCCGAAGAGGCGACGCTGACCGATGTGAAGCAGACGGCGTGGGCGACCACGGCCGGCACCTTCGAGCTCAGCGGTCTGAGTCTGAAGCTGCACAAGGGCGTCAAGGAGTGCTACTAG
- a CDS encoding tetratricopeptide repeat protein encodes MQPRNMSMSGVVDLAAVKAAGEAKAKAEQARAEAARRGDTGAVSPSSLVIDVDEAGFERDVLQRSTEVPVVIDFWAEWCEPCKQLSPVLERLAREYGGRFVLAKIDVDANQMLMQQFQIQGIPAVFAVVAGQALPLFQGAAPESQIRETLDQLIQVGEQRFGLTGLTVDADAEDGPDGERPEPVEQAGPYDALLEAAVRALDANDFDGAAQAYRNVLADDPGNTEAKLGLAQAELLARVTGMDPQRVREDAAKRPDDVPAQIAAADLDLVGGHVEDAFGRLVEAVRRTAGEDRDAARLRLLELFEVIGSDDPRVTAARSALARVLF; translated from the coding sequence ATGCAGCCTAGGAACATGTCCATGAGCGGTGTCGTCGATCTCGCCGCGGTGAAGGCGGCCGGTGAGGCCAAGGCCAAGGCCGAGCAGGCCCGCGCGGAGGCGGCCCGCCGGGGCGACACCGGTGCCGTGTCCCCCTCCAGCCTGGTGATCGACGTCGACGAGGCGGGCTTCGAGCGCGATGTCCTCCAGCGTTCCACCGAGGTCCCGGTCGTCATCGACTTCTGGGCCGAGTGGTGCGAGCCGTGCAAACAGCTCAGCCCCGTGCTGGAGCGGCTGGCCCGGGAGTACGGCGGCCGGTTCGTTCTGGCCAAGATCGACGTCGACGCCAATCAGATGCTGATGCAGCAGTTCCAGATCCAGGGCATCCCGGCGGTCTTCGCCGTGGTGGCCGGTCAGGCACTGCCCCTCTTCCAGGGCGCCGCCCCCGAGAGCCAGATCCGGGAGACGCTGGACCAGCTGATCCAGGTCGGCGAGCAGCGCTTCGGGCTCACCGGCCTCACCGTCGACGCCGACGCGGAGGACGGCCCGGACGGCGAACGGCCCGAGCCGGTGGAGCAGGCGGGGCCGTACGACGCGCTGCTCGAAGCCGCTGTTCGCGCGCTGGACGCCAACGACTTCGACGGCGCCGCGCAGGCGTACCGGAACGTGCTGGCCGACGACCCCGGCAACACGGAGGCCAAGCTCGGGCTCGCCCAGGCCGAACTCCTCGCCCGGGTCACGGGGATGGACCCGCAGCGGGTCCGCGAGGACGCGGCGAAGCGGCCGGACGACGTGCCCGCGCAGATCGCCGCGGCCGACCTCGATCTGGTCGGCGGTCATGTGGAGGACGCCTTCGGCCGGCTGGTCGAGGCGGTACGGCGCACCGCGGGTGAGGACCGGGACGCGGCCCGGCTGCGGCTGCTCGAACTCTTCGAGGTGATCGGCTCGGACGACCCCCGGGTGACCGCCGCCCGTTCGGCACTTGCCAGGGTCCTTTTCTGA
- a CDS encoding TetR/AcrR family transcriptional regulator, with protein sequence MLSRRHRIPPRSGRPRSAAADAAILLATRAALVELGWSKLSMGDVAARAGVAKTTLYRRWANKSELVVDAVAVLFDEIEIHDRGSLTADIEGVVLQFAALLERPETKTALMAVVAESTRDDALRARIRTAIVDRQKGLVLRGRERAQERGELPYESDPAASARHADLVFDVIAGAVTHRTLVSAEPVDEEWARGFTLLLVAGLGAGPGTAGTRTAGAPSGPGPGPGPALLPGQKPGGSV encoded by the coding sequence ATGCTGAGCCGCCGCCACCGAATTCCCCCTCGCTCCGGCCGCCCCCGCAGCGCCGCGGCCGACGCCGCGATCCTGCTGGCCACCCGGGCGGCCCTGGTGGAACTGGGCTGGTCCAAGCTGTCGATGGGGGACGTCGCCGCGCGCGCGGGCGTCGCCAAGACGACGCTCTACCGGCGGTGGGCGAACAAGAGCGAGCTGGTCGTGGACGCGGTCGCGGTGCTCTTCGACGAGATCGAGATCCATGACCGGGGCAGCCTGACGGCCGACATCGAGGGTGTGGTGCTCCAGTTCGCCGCGCTGCTGGAGCGGCCGGAGACCAAGACGGCGCTCATGGCGGTGGTAGCCGAGTCGACGCGGGACGACGCGCTGCGGGCCCGGATCCGTACCGCGATCGTCGACCGGCAGAAGGGGCTGGTGCTCCGGGGCCGTGAACGGGCCCAGGAACGGGGCGAGTTGCCGTACGAGAGCGACCCGGCGGCGTCCGCGCGCCACGCCGACCTGGTCTTCGACGTGATCGCGGGGGCCGTGACGCACCGGACCCTGGTGAGCGCGGAGCCGGTGGACGAGGAGTGGGCGCGGGGCTTCACGCTGCTGCTGGTGGCGGGGCTGGGCGCGGGGCCCGGGACGGCCGGCACCCGGACCGCCGGTGCACCGTCCGGCCCGGGACCCGGCCCCGGACCGGCCCTCTTACCGGGTCAGAAGCCCGGCGGCTCCGTGTAG
- a CDS encoding acyl-CoA mutase large subunit family protein, which yields MDPHAHADAAAIEEGRRRWQARYDKARKRDADFSTLSGDPVDPVYGPRPGDTYEGFERIGWPGEYPFTRGLHPTGYRGRTWTIRQFAGFGNARQTNERYKTILANGGGGLSVAFDMPTLMGRDSDDPRSLGEVGHCGVAIDSAADMEILFGDLPLGDVTTSMTISGPAVPVFCMYLVAAERQGIDPAVLNGTLQTDIFKEYIAQKEWLFQPEPHLRLIGDLMEHCAASIPAYKPLSVSGYHIREAGATAAQELAYTLADGFGYVELGLSRGMDVDVFAPGLSFFFDAHLDFFEEIAKFRAARRIWARWMKEVYGAQTDKAQWLRFHTQTAGVSLTAQQPYNNVVRTAVEALSAILGGTNSLHTNALDETLALPSEQAAEIALRTQQVLMEETGVANVADPLGGSWYVEQLTDRIEADAEKIFDQIRERGLRAHPDGRHPIGPITSGILRGIEDGWFTGEIAESAFQYQRALEKGEKRVVGVNVHHGSVTGDLEILRVSHEVERDQVRELADRRAARDDARVRTSLDAMLAAARDGSNMIGPMLEAVRAEATLGEICGVLRDEWGTYTEPPGF from the coding sequence ATGGACCCTCACGCGCACGCCGACGCCGCAGCCATCGAGGAGGGCCGCCGGCGCTGGCAGGCCCGTTACGACAAGGCCCGCAAGCGGGACGCGGACTTCAGCACGCTCTCCGGCGACCCGGTCGACCCGGTCTACGGGCCGCGGCCCGGTGACACGTACGAGGGATTCGAGCGGATCGGCTGGCCGGGGGAGTACCCCTTCACACGCGGGCTGCACCCGACCGGCTACCGGGGCCGTACGTGGACGATCCGCCAGTTCGCGGGGTTCGGCAACGCGCGCCAGACGAACGAGCGCTACAAGACCATCCTCGCCAACGGCGGCGGCGGTCTCTCCGTCGCCTTCGACATGCCGACCCTGATGGGCCGCGACTCCGACGACCCGCGCTCCCTCGGCGAGGTCGGCCACTGCGGCGTCGCCATCGACTCCGCCGCCGACATGGAGATCCTCTTCGGCGACCTCCCGCTCGGCGACGTCACCACGTCCATGACCATCAGCGGCCCCGCCGTCCCGGTCTTCTGCATGTACCTCGTCGCCGCCGAGCGCCAGGGCATCGACCCCGCCGTCCTGAACGGCACGCTCCAGACCGACATCTTCAAGGAGTACATCGCCCAGAAGGAGTGGCTCTTCCAGCCCGAGCCCCATCTGCGGCTGATCGGCGACCTGATGGAGCACTGCGCGGCGTCCATCCCCGCGTACAAGCCCCTCTCCGTCTCCGGCTACCACATCCGCGAGGCCGGGGCCACGGCCGCGCAGGAGCTCGCCTACACCCTCGCCGACGGCTTCGGCTACGTGGAGCTGGGCCTCTCGCGCGGCATGGACGTCGACGTCTTCGCCCCCGGCCTGTCGTTCTTCTTCGACGCGCATCTCGACTTCTTCGAGGAGATCGCCAAGTTCCGCGCCGCGCGCCGGATCTGGGCCCGCTGGATGAAGGAGGTCTACGGGGCGCAGACCGACAAGGCGCAGTGGCTGCGCTTCCACACCCAGACGGCGGGCGTCTCGCTCACCGCCCAGCAGCCGTACAACAACGTCGTACGGACCGCCGTCGAGGCCCTGTCGGCGATCCTCGGCGGGACCAACTCCCTGCACACCAACGCCCTGGACGAGACCCTGGCGCTGCCCAGCGAGCAGGCCGCCGAGATCGCGCTGCGCACCCAGCAGGTGCTGATGGAGGAGACCGGCGTCGCCAACGTCGCCGACCCGCTGGGCGGTTCCTGGTACGTGGAGCAGCTGACCGACCGTATCGAGGCCGACGCGGAGAAGATCTTCGACCAGATCAGGGAGCGCGGTCTGCGGGCGCACCCCGACGGGCGGCACCCCATCGGGCCGATCACCTCCGGCATTCTGCGCGGCATAGAGGACGGCTGGTTCACCGGCGAGATCGCCGAGTCCGCCTTCCAGTACCAGCGCGCGCTGGAGAAGGGCGAGAAGCGGGTCGTCGGCGTCAACGTCCACCACGGCTCGGTCACCGGTGATCTGGAGATCCTGCGGGTCAGCCACGAGGTCGAGCGCGACCAGGTGCGGGAGCTGGCCGACCGCCGGGCGGCCCGTGACGACGCCAGGGTCCGTACGTCGCTGGACGCGATGCTGGCCGCCGCGCGCGACGGGTCGAACATGATCGGCCCGATGCTGGAGGCCGTACGCGCGGAGGCGACCCTGGGCGAGATCTGCGGGGTGCTGCGCGACGAGTGGGGCACCTACACGGAGCCGCCGGGCTTCTGA
- a CDS encoding DUF3817 domain-containing protein produces the protein MKQSILTRYRVMAYITAVWLLVFTVAIVLKYGFDTGDTMVISQIHGVLFIVYVVFAFDLGSKAKWPFGKLLWVLAAGCIPVASFLVEPKITREVQPLIVRDETAPVEA, from the coding sequence ATGAAACAGAGCATCCTGACCCGCTACCGGGTCATGGCGTACATCACCGCCGTCTGGCTGCTGGTCTTCACCGTCGCCATCGTCCTGAAGTACGGCTTCGACACCGGCGACACCATGGTGATCTCGCAGATCCACGGTGTGCTCTTCATCGTCTACGTCGTCTTCGCCTTCGACCTGGGCTCCAAGGCGAAGTGGCCGTTCGGGAAGCTGCTGTGGGTGCTGGCCGCCGGCTGTATCCCGGTCGCCTCGTTCCTCGTCGAGCCGAAGATCACCCGCGAGGTCCAGCCGCTGATCGTCCGGGACGAGACCGCCCCCGTCGAAGCCTGA
- a CDS encoding MarR family winged helix-turn-helix transcriptional regulator: protein MSKPLSLAFDPIARADELWRRRWGPVPSMGAITSIMRAHQILLAEVDAVVKPYGLTFARYEALVLLTFSKAGELTMSKIGERLMVHPTSVTNTVDRLVRSGLVDKRPNPNDGRGTLASITDKGREVVEAATRDLMEMEFGLGAYDAEECAEIFAMLRPLRLSAKDFEES, encoded by the coding sequence GTGTCCAAGCCGCTCAGCCTCGCCTTCGATCCCATCGCCCGAGCCGACGAGCTGTGGCGGCGCCGCTGGGGGCCCGTGCCGTCCATGGGCGCGATCACCTCGATCATGCGGGCCCACCAGATCCTGCTCGCCGAGGTCGACGCGGTCGTCAAACCGTACGGACTGACCTTCGCCCGCTACGAGGCCCTCGTGCTGCTCACCTTCTCCAAGGCCGGTGAGCTGACCATGTCCAAGATCGGCGAGCGGCTGATGGTCCACCCGACGTCCGTCACCAACACCGTCGACCGGCTGGTCAGGTCCGGTCTGGTCGACAAGCGCCCCAACCCCAACGACGGCCGGGGCACCCTCGCCTCCATCACCGACAAGGGCCGCGAGGTCGTGGAGGCGGCGACCCGGGACCTGATGGAGATGGAGTTCGGCCTCGGGGCGTACGACGCCGAGGAGTGCGCGGAGATCTTCGCGATGCTGCGCCCGCTGCGGCTCTCCGCGAAGGACTTCGAGGAGAGCTGA
- a CDS encoding glycoside hydrolase family 6 protein: protein MSSRTPRRVPLSAVPLALALALTGCSGGSGDGSGTPARDVRDGGVRGEAAPSAGSPFWVDPRSDAARQVEEWEAQGRTDDARVLRRISERPVADWPAGDDPVPEIRGAVRGAGGKRTVVLVAYNIPHRDCGLYSAGGARDGRAYLDWIDAFAGAIGDARALVVLEPDAVSHLVDGCTPAEHHAERNQLLGEAIGRLKRQPHTKVYLDAGNPAWIKDPARIAEPLRAAGVGGADGFSLNVSNFQTDEAVKDFGTRLSGLLDGAHFTVDTSRNGEGPLPGDREEAWCNPPGRSLGTPPTAETGDALVDAYLWIKRPGDSDGPCRGGPAAGTWWPEYALGLARRADA, encoded by the coding sequence ATGTCCAGCCGCACACCGCGCCGCGTCCCGCTCTCCGCCGTCCCCCTCGCCCTCGCCCTCGCGCTCACCGGCTGCTCGGGAGGGTCCGGTGACGGGTCCGGCACCCCCGCGCGGGACGTGCGGGACGGGGGCGTCCGGGGCGAGGCCGCTCCCTCCGCCGGTTCGCCGTTCTGGGTGGACCCCCGGAGCGACGCCGCCCGGCAGGTCGAGGAGTGGGAGGCCCAGGGCCGTACCGACGACGCCCGGGTACTCCGGCGGATCTCCGAGCGCCCGGTCGCCGACTGGCCCGCCGGGGACGACCCGGTGCCCGAGATCCGCGGGGCGGTACGGGGCGCGGGCGGCAAGCGCACGGTGGTCCTCGTCGCGTACAACATCCCGCACCGGGACTGCGGTCTCTACTCGGCGGGCGGCGCCCGCGACGGGCGCGCCTATCTCGACTGGATCGACGCCTTCGCCGGGGCGATCGGCGACGCCCGCGCCCTGGTCGTCCTGGAACCGGACGCCGTCTCGCACCTCGTGGACGGCTGCACCCCCGCCGAGCATCACGCGGAGCGCAACCAGCTGCTGGGGGAGGCGATCGGCCGGCTGAAGCGGCAGCCGCACACCAAGGTCTATCTGGACGCCGGGAACCCGGCCTGGATCAAGGACCCGGCGCGGATCGCCGAGCCGCTGCGCGCGGCGGGGGTCGGCGGCGCGGACGGCTTCTCGCTCAACGTCTCCAACTTCCAGACGGACGAGGCCGTCAAGGACTTCGGGACCCGGCTGTCGGGCCTCCTCGACGGCGCCCACTTCACCGTCGACACCAGCCGCAACGGCGAGGGCCCCCTCCCGGGTGACCGGGAGGAGGCGTGGTGCAATCCGCCGGGCAGATCGCTCGGTACGCCGCCGACCGCCGAGACCGGTGATGCCCTGGTCGACGCGTATCTGTGGATCAAGCGGCCGGGCGACTCGGACGGTCCCTGCCGGGGCGGACCTGCGGCCGGTACGTGGTGGCCGGAGTACGCGCTGGGCCTGGCCCGGCGGGCGGACGCCTGA
- a CDS encoding galactose oxidase-like domain-containing protein has protein sequence MAYRPSHKFKKTLLGGGAVVVLMSLNAPAAISFAEDKYHAYRIAQPGYKAAYGSWEVLDVPEEYRTNAIHAALLHTGKVLLIAGSGNNQKKFDAGTFDTVLWDPADNSYRKIPTPEDFFCAGHSQLPDGRLLVAGGTARYEVLDGKVDRAGGGMRVKNESPDKARTFKKGTRFRSPSGVEYVSKFDVTVPKAKRDFSISYAAGGRMLPWRTKVTAGEARVFVEAVRKGPEALTTQAAQYEIVGLKGKDADNTYGLAQKLTTEKQDFQGIKAAYEFDPVAERYIRVDPMREARWYPTLVTLQDGKVLAVSGLDDVGAVLTGDNELYDPATKKWSKGPTRYFPTYPALFLTKGGKVFYSGSNAGYGPATAGRQPGLWDLRTNVFTKVGGLSQLDRTETSASLVLPPAQDQKVMLLGGGGVGESSKSTARTAIVDLKADSPAFRPGPDLPQGTRYLSSVIMPDDTVFTSGGSSDYRGRGASDILKAQFYDPRTNTFSKAADPTVGRNYHSEALLLPDGRVATFGSDPLFDDPDNTKLGTFEQRVEVFTPPSLQGDRAKGRPVLGEGPAELDQNGRATFRTEDPERIATARLMRPSAVTHSTDVEQRSIDLGITRRDGSVTVDVPSDPTLVPPGWYMLFVTDEDGVPSEAKWIQVRNDLKARN, from the coding sequence ATGGCCTACCGGCCCTCGCACAAGTTCAAGAAGACGCTGCTCGGCGGCGGCGCCGTCGTGGTGCTGATGTCGCTGAACGCGCCGGCCGCCATCTCCTTCGCCGAGGACAAGTACCACGCGTACCGGATCGCGCAGCCCGGCTACAAGGCGGCGTACGGCTCCTGGGAGGTGCTGGACGTCCCCGAGGAGTACCGCACCAACGCCATCCACGCCGCGCTGCTGCACACCGGCAAGGTGCTGCTCATCGCCGGGTCGGGCAACAACCAGAAGAAGTTCGACGCGGGTACCTTCGACACCGTCCTGTGGGACCCGGCGGACAACTCGTACCGGAAGATCCCCACCCCCGAGGACTTCTTCTGCGCGGGCCACTCCCAACTGCCCGACGGGCGGCTGCTGGTGGCGGGCGGCACCGCGCGCTACGAGGTGCTCGACGGGAAGGTCGACCGGGCCGGCGGCGGGATGCGGGTCAAGAACGAGAGCCCCGACAAGGCGCGCACCTTCAAGAAGGGCACCCGCTTCCGGTCGCCGTCGGGCGTGGAGTACGTCAGCAAGTTCGACGTCACGGTGCCCAAGGCGAAGCGGGACTTCAGCATCTCGTACGCCGCGGGCGGCCGGATGCTGCCCTGGAGGACGAAGGTCACGGCGGGCGAGGCGCGGGTCTTCGTGGAGGCCGTACGGAAGGGCCCGGAGGCGCTGACGACGCAGGCCGCGCAGTACGAGATCGTCGGCCTCAAGGGCAAGGACGCGGACAACACCTACGGCCTGGCGCAGAAGCTGACCACGGAGAAGCAGGACTTCCAGGGCATCAAGGCGGCGTACGAGTTCGACCCGGTCGCGGAGAGGTACATCCGGGTCGACCCGATGCGGGAGGCCCGCTGGTACCCGACGCTGGTCACCCTCCAGGACGGCAAGGTGCTCGCCGTGTCGGGACTGGACGACGTCGGCGCGGTGCTCACCGGGGACAACGAGCTGTACGACCCCGCGACCAAGAAGTGGTCCAAGGGCCCCACACGCTACTTCCCGACGTACCCCGCCCTCTTCCTCACCAAGGGCGGCAAGGTCTTCTACTCCGGCTCGAACGCGGGCTACGGCCCCGCCACGGCCGGGCGCCAGCCGGGTCTGTGGGACCTGCGGACGAACGTCTTCACCAAGGTCGGCGGGCTCTCCCAGCTCGACCGGACGGAGACCTCGGCCTCGCTGGTGCTGCCGCCCGCGCAGGACCAGAAGGTGATGCTCCTCGGCGGCGGCGGGGTCGGCGAGTCGTCCAAGTCGACGGCCCGCACCGCGATCGTGGACCTCAAGGCGGACAGCCCCGCCTTCCGGCCTGGGCCGGACCTGCCGCAGGGCACGCGCTATCTGAGCAGCGTGATCATGCCCGACGACACGGTCTTCACCAGCGGCGGCTCCTCCGACTACCGGGGGCGCGGCGCCAGCGACATCCTCAAGGCGCAGTTCTACGATCCGAGGACCAACACCTTCAGCAAGGCGGCCGACCCGACCGTGGGCCGCAACTACCACTCCGAGGCGCTGCTGCTGCCCGACGGGCGGGTGGCGACCTTCGGCTCCGACCCGCTCTTCGACGACCCGGACAACACCAAGCTCGGCACGTTCGAGCAGCGCGTGGAGGTCTTCACACCCCCGTCCCTCCAGGGCGACCGTGCCAAGGGGCGGCCGGTGCTGGGGGAGGGGCCGGCGGAGCTTGACCAGAACGGGCGGGCCACCTTCCGTACGGAGGACCCCGAGCGGATCGCGACGGCCCGGCTGATGCGGCCCAGCGCCGTCACGCACAGCACGGACGTGGAGCAGCGCTCGATCGACCTCGGGATCACGCGGCGGGACGGCTCGGTGACGGTGGACGTGCCGTCGGACCCGACGCTGGTGCCGCCGGGCTGGTACATGCTCTTCGTGACGGACGAGGACGGGGTGCCGTCCGAGGCGAAGTGGATCCAGGTACGGAACGACCTGAAGGCCCGGAACTGA
- a CDS encoding glycosyltransferase family 2 protein — MRPEGYDYDTHSCLAGPLTEPDRTGAYRVRYRSLLAEEPHRVRAVVLMVMAPLLSAVLMVYLVWPTHWTEREGGARWLVAFDTVMLVSIGLIALFMLVNVASIAHATLVARDPVPVVAEAGTRVAFVTTYVPGKEPLAMLRATLEGAARLRHRGPLDLWLLDEGDDPAARLLCRELGVRHFSRLGVPEWNRRSGAHKARTKHGNYNAWLAMYGDDYDYFASVDTDHVPLPNFLERMLGFFRDPDVAFVVGPQVYGNYDTAVTKAAESQQFLFHALIQRAGNRYHAPMFVGTNNAVRVSALKQVGGLYDSITEDMATGFELHRARNPLTGRFWRSVYTPDVLAVGEGPSSWTDFFTQQLRWSRGTYETIIRQYGKALFRVPPGRLLSYTLMLVYYPMTAINWLLGILSCVLFLWLGASGTQVSSSLWLMLYSDAAAFQIGLYLWNRRHNVSPHEPRGSGGLAGMAMSALCAPVYLMSLGAAVLRTSGRFVVTPKGGQTSADRLPTFRLHLFWAAVLTVSLAASVYFGHTHAAMRTWAVLALLISLAPVAVWGWTTLRGRRRAVRLPAPQVQDGPEQPEPALATTTGGN, encoded by the coding sequence GTGCGGCCCGAAGGCTACGACTACGACACCCACAGCTGCCTCGCCGGTCCGCTCACCGAGCCGGACCGGACGGGCGCCTACCGGGTGCGTTATCGGAGCCTGCTCGCCGAGGAGCCCCACCGGGTGCGGGCCGTCGTCCTGATGGTCATGGCGCCGCTCCTTTCCGCCGTCCTGATGGTCTATCTCGTCTGGCCGACCCACTGGACCGAGCGCGAGGGCGGCGCCCGCTGGCTCGTCGCCTTCGACACGGTGATGCTCGTGTCCATCGGGCTCATCGCCCTCTTCATGCTGGTCAACGTCGCGTCCATCGCGCACGCGACCCTCGTCGCCCGCGACCCCGTCCCCGTCGTCGCCGAGGCCGGCACCCGCGTCGCCTTCGTCACCACGTACGTCCCCGGCAAGGAACCCCTCGCCATGCTGCGGGCCACCCTCGAAGGAGCCGCGCGGCTGCGCCACCGGGGGCCCCTCGACCTCTGGCTCCTCGACGAGGGCGACGACCCGGCCGCCCGGCTGCTCTGCCGCGAACTGGGCGTCCGCCACTTCAGCCGCCTCGGCGTACCGGAGTGGAACCGCCGGTCGGGCGCCCACAAGGCCCGTACCAAACACGGCAACTACAACGCCTGGCTGGCGATGTACGGCGACGACTACGACTACTTCGCCTCCGTCGACACCGACCACGTGCCGCTGCCCAACTTCCTGGAGAGGATGCTGGGCTTCTTCCGCGACCCGGACGTCGCCTTCGTCGTCGGCCCGCAGGTCTACGGCAACTACGACACGGCCGTCACCAAGGCGGCGGAGTCGCAGCAGTTCCTCTTCCACGCGCTGATCCAGCGGGCCGGGAACCGCTACCACGCGCCCATGTTCGTCGGCACCAACAACGCCGTACGCGTCAGCGCCCTCAAGCAGGTCGGCGGCCTCTACGACTCCATCACCGAGGACATGGCCACCGGCTTCGAACTGCACCGGGCGCGGAACCCGCTCACCGGACGGTTCTGGCGGTCCGTCTACACCCCCGACGTGCTCGCCGTCGGCGAGGGCCCGTCGTCCTGGACCGACTTCTTCACCCAGCAGCTCCGCTGGTCGCGCGGCACGTACGAGACGATCATCAGGCAGTACGGCAAGGCGCTGTTCCGGGTGCCGCCCGGCCGGCTCCTCAGCTACACCCTCATGCTCGTCTACTACCCGATGACCGCGATCAACTGGCTCCTCGGCATCCTCAGCTGCGTCCTGTTCCTCTGGCTCGGCGCCTCCGGCACCCAGGTCTCGTCCTCGCTCTGGCTGATGCTCTACAGCGACGCCGCCGCCTTCCAGATCGGCCTCTACCTCTGGAACCGCCGCCACAACGTCTCCCCGCACGAGCCCCGCGGCTCCGGCGGGCTCGCCGGCATGGCCATGTCGGCGCTCTGCGCCCCCGTCTACCTCATGTCGCTGGGCGCGGCCGTGCTGCGCACCAGCGGCCGGTTCGTGGTCACCCCGAAAGGCGGCCAGACCAGCGCCGACCGGTTGCCGACCTTCCGGCTGCACCTGTTCTGGGCCGCCGTACTGACGGTCTCCCTCGCCGCGTCCGTGTACTTCGGCCACACGCACGCCGCGATGCGCACCTGGGCCGTCCTGGCCCTGCTCATCTCGCTCGCCCCGGTCGCCGTCTGGGGCTGGACCACCCTGCGCGGGCGCCGCCGCGCCGTCCGCCTCCCGGCGCCGCAGGTCCAGGACGGGCCGGAGCAGCCGGAGCCCGCGCTCGCCACGACGACAGGAGGGAACTGA
- a CDS encoding MTH1187 family thiamine-binding protein translates to MIVAFSVTPLGVGEDVGEYVADAVRVVRESGLPNSTDAMFTSVEGEWDEVMDVVKRAVAAVEARAPRVSLVLKADIRRGVTDALTSKVDSLERHLEV, encoded by the coding sequence ATGATCGTCGCCTTCTCCGTCACCCCGCTCGGGGTCGGCGAGGACGTGGGCGAGTACGTCGCCGACGCGGTCCGGGTCGTACGGGAGTCGGGGCTGCCGAACAGTACCGACGCCATGTTCACCTCCGTCGAGGGGGAGTGGGACGAGGTGATGGACGTGGTGAAGCGCGCGGTCGCCGCCGTCGAGGCGCGGGCGCCCCGGGTCTCCCTGGTCCTGAAGGCGGACATCCGACGGGGCGTCACGGACGCCCTCACCTCGAAGGTCGACTCCCTGGAACGCCACCTGGAGGTCTGA